The Pontibacter pudoricolor genome contains a region encoding:
- the recQ gene encoding DNA helicase RecQ: MTEIREAREALKLYFGYDNFRPMQEQIIARILNKEDVVVLMPTGGGKSVCYQVPAVVMPGLCVVISPLIALMKDQVEALLENGIKAAFLNSSLSADQQYQVENACLSGELKLLYVSPEKLLSSGFTSFLRRIQISLFAVDEAHCISAWGHDFRPEYTQLKVLKQQFPQTPMVALTATADRLTQKDIQEQLCLRDPQVFIASFDRPNINLMVKPGRDRFNKITEFLERHHGQPGIIYCLSRKGTEAIADKLKKNGFKATCYHAGMNAQLRAKAQENFLKDDVQIVCATVAFGMGIDKSNVRWVIHYNLPKNIEGYYQEIGRAGRDGAKSDALLFYSYADVMSMRSMLMEGNEKQTELQLVKLDRMQQYAEATICRRRILLQYFGETMKKDCGNCDICRNPPVSFDGTLLVQKALSAIARTQEQVNMGLLIDVLRGSRNAQVVESGYDKIKTYGAGREVNTMDWQRYLHQMLNAGLIELAYDQNYSLKLTEQSRQVLFEGRKVQLVKFDEVKQPVEETRKARPKKEVIQDALFERLRALRKKMADEFGVPPYVIFTDATLQEMAAERPTNRISMLSISGVGALKYERYGYDFVNEIINFMTDEQEKGNKVKGATHLVTYEAYKLGNNPEQIARQRNLNPVTIYSHLATLYEQGYEVDLHKFVSKKEYQEISKAIAKLGPEAKLKDLYEALGEQYEYYKIRLSIALFKVTV, translated from the coding sequence ATGACGGAGATCAGGGAAGCGCGTGAGGCGTTAAAATTGTACTTTGGGTACGACAACTTCAGACCAATGCAGGAGCAGATAATTGCCCGCATTCTGAATAAAGAAGATGTTGTGGTACTGATGCCGACAGGCGGCGGTAAGTCTGTTTGTTACCAGGTGCCAGCTGTAGTTATGCCGGGCTTGTGTGTGGTCATTTCCCCGCTTATTGCCCTGATGAAAGACCAGGTAGAAGCCTTGCTGGAGAACGGGATAAAAGCTGCTTTTCTGAACAGTTCGCTTTCTGCAGACCAGCAATACCAGGTGGAAAATGCCTGCCTTTCCGGTGAACTGAAGTTACTTTATGTTTCTCCTGAGAAATTACTTTCTTCCGGTTTTACCTCTTTCCTGAGAAGGATTCAGATATCCCTTTTTGCTGTAGATGAAGCGCACTGTATCTCAGCGTGGGGACACGATTTCCGTCCGGAGTATACGCAGCTAAAAGTACTGAAGCAGCAATTCCCGCAGACCCCGATGGTGGCACTTACCGCCACGGCCGACAGGCTTACGCAAAAAGATATACAGGAACAGTTGTGCCTTCGCGATCCGCAGGTTTTTATAGCCTCTTTCGACAGGCCCAACATCAACCTGATGGTAAAGCCGGGCCGCGACCGTTTCAATAAGATCACAGAGTTCCTAGAAAGGCATCATGGGCAGCCCGGTATCATTTACTGCCTTAGCCGCAAAGGCACAGAAGCCATAGCTGACAAACTTAAAAAGAACGGTTTTAAGGCCACCTGTTACCATGCCGGCATGAATGCGCAGCTGCGTGCCAAAGCTCAGGAAAACTTTCTGAAAGACGACGTGCAGATCGTGTGCGCTACCGTGGCCTTCGGGATGGGGATTGATAAATCGAATGTGCGGTGGGTGATACACTATAATCTTCCTAAAAACATAGAAGGCTATTACCAGGAAATTGGCCGAGCCGGTCGTGACGGGGCAAAGTCTGATGCGTTGCTGTTTTATAGTTATGCCGATGTAATGAGTATGCGCAGCATGCTGATGGAAGGCAACGAGAAGCAAACCGAACTACAACTGGTAAAACTGGACCGGATGCAACAATATGCTGAAGCCACGATTTGTCGTCGCCGCATACTGCTGCAGTACTTTGGCGAAACAATGAAAAAGGACTGTGGTAACTGTGATATTTGCCGTAACCCGCCTGTTTCTTTTGATGGTACTTTACTTGTTCAGAAGGCGCTTTCGGCCATTGCCCGCACCCAGGAGCAGGTAAATATGGGCTTGCTGATTGATGTGCTGCGCGGTTCCCGGAATGCACAGGTAGTAGAAAGCGGCTACGATAAAATAAAGACCTACGGCGCCGGGCGCGAAGTAAATACGATGGACTGGCAGCGTTACCTCCACCAGATGCTGAATGCCGGATTAATTGAACTTGCCTACGACCAGAACTATAGCCTGAAGTTGACAGAGCAAAGCCGCCAGGTTTTATTTGAAGGCCGTAAAGTGCAGCTGGTTAAGTTTGATGAAGTAAAACAGCCGGTAGAGGAGACAAGAAAAGCCAGGCCAAAGAAAGAAGTTATACAGGATGCCTTGTTTGAGCGCCTAAGAGCGTTACGTAAGAAGATGGCCGATGAATTTGGCGTACCACCATACGTTATATTTACCGATGCTACCTTACAGGAAATGGCTGCCGAGAGGCCTACGAACCGTATTTCCATGTTGTCAATTTCTGGTGTGGGAGCTTTAAAGTACGAACGCTATGGGTACGACTTTGTAAACGAGATTATTAACTTTATGACCGATGAGCAGGAGAAAGGCAACAAAGTAAAAGGCGCTACTCATTTGGTTACTTACGAAGCTTATAAGCTTGGGAATAACCCGGAACAAATTGCCCGCCAGCGTAACCTGAACCCGGTCACAATTTATTCGCACCTGGCCACACTTTATGAACAAGGCTATGAAGTTGACCTGCATAAGTTTGTAAGCAAGAAAGAGTACCAGGAAATTAGTAAAGCAATTGCTAAACTCGGGCCGGAAGCTAAATTAAAAGACTTATACGAGGCACTGGGCGAGCAGTATGAGTACTATAAAATACGCTTGTCCATCGCCTTGTTTAAAGTAACTGTATAG
- a CDS encoding phage holin family protein: MGLIIKLLITGVAVVLASYILPGVHIDSFLTALILAVVLALLNAIVRPILVILTIPVTILTLGLFLLVINALIILLADYLIAGFTVDGFLWALIFSLVLSVINAILDMIF; encoded by the coding sequence ATGGGACTCATTATTAAACTATTAATTACTGGTGTAGCGGTAGTGCTCGCTTCGTATATTTTGCCAGGCGTTCACATCGATTCATTTCTGACGGCGCTCATACTGGCTGTTGTGCTGGCCCTGCTAAATGCTATAGTCAGACCGATACTTGTTATCTTAACTATACCGGTAACTATACTAACCTTAGGGCTTTTCCTGCTGGTAATTAATGCGCTTATCATTTTGCTCGCTGATTACCTGATAGCCGGTTTTACTGTCGATGGATTCCTGTGGGCATTGATATTCAGCCTTGTACTATCCGTAATTAACGCTATCCTGGATATGATATTCTAG
- a CDS encoding four-helix bundle copper-binding protein produces MKSERTNNLEHVLIKCITACETCATMCLQEDDVKMMVRCIMLDRDCADICTLTARFVARNSDHAKHVMKECIEICRACAEECGKHDHEHCQKCAEACRECADACTQWMNG; encoded by the coding sequence ATGAAATCTGAGAGAACAAACAACCTGGAGCATGTGCTCATTAAGTGTATTACTGCCTGCGAAACCTGTGCTACTATGTGTCTGCAGGAAGATGATGTAAAAATGATGGTACGCTGTATTATGCTGGACCGCGACTGTGCGGACATCTGTACCCTGACTGCCCGATTCGTAGCCCGAAACTCTGACCATGCCAAGCATGTGATGAAGGAATGTATTGAAATTTGCCGTGCCTGCGCGGAAGAATGCGGCAAACACGATCATGAACACTGCCAGAAATGCGCTGAGGCCTGCCGCGAATGTGCGGATGCCTGCACCCAGTGGATGAATGGCTAA